TTCTGGAACGCGATCGTCGCCATGAGCGCCTTGTACGACATCACCGTGATCGCGCACCAGATGATCATGCGCATCATGTTGAAGTTGCCGCTGGAGAACGCCATCACCTCGTGCAGCACGGTGTACCCGGCGTACGCCGTCAGCAGGCCGGCGGCCACGCGGCTGTGCAGGTGCTGCAGCCCCGCGGCCAGGCCGGCCAGCAGAATTCCATCCACATACCAGAACGGCACCTCCGCCCGGACCAGGAAGCCCAGAATGCCGGTCAGCGCGGCCACGATGTAGAAGCGCTTGGCCGTGGTGTTGATGGCCTCCAGCCCTTCCTCGTTCAGCACGACGTCCGCGCTGCGCGTCACGGGCGGAACGTACGGCGCGGCCGCGGCATTGTTGTCAAAGATCGCGAACGCGTTCGCGGCGCCGCCGGGGCGTACGGTCTCGCGGTGGCTGTCGTGCGAGCCGTCGGGGAGGGCCACCCACTGGAGCACCGGGTTCAGAATCCCGCAGGACGGGCAGGAGCGGGCGGAGGCCGCGGTGGGCTTTCCGCAGTCGCGACAGGGTTGCATGGAGCGTAGAGCGGTTGGGACGGGTGGGATGACGAGGTACAAAGATGCGGAACCGCGCGCCGGCCAGCAACGGCGGGCGGGCGGACCGGTGCGGTAGACGACGAATCCGTCCTCCGCGTCACTCTCCCCCGGTGTGTCAGCCCCAGCCGCCGATGAAGTCCTCCACGCCGGGGTCGTCCGCGGGCAGGCGGGCGCGCGCGGCGGCGGCCATGTGCACCGCGCGGGCGGCCAGCGCTTTCGCTCCCGGGCCGCCGAGCGCGGCGCGTTCGTGCAGCAGGCGGGCGAACGCGGCAATGCGCAGCGGCTCGCCCAGCATCTGCGCGGCCGTGTCCGCATCCATGCGGGGAACGATGTCCGCCATCGGCCCGAGCAGCGCGCGTTCCGCGTCGCGAAGGGCATCCAGCGGGTTTTCCGTGCGCGCGGCCTGCAGGGCCTGCGTCAGGTCGCGCATCAGGCGCAGGATCTGGTCACGCTGGGACGCTCGGATCATGGCAGTGGGATGAGTGAGATGTCAGCACCGGCTGGATGCCGCCACGAACCGCATTCGTCGTTCCGGCCGGGCGGCGAAGGGCGGGACATCACGCCCAGCCGCCGAGCAGTTCCTCCATGCCGGGATCGTTCCCGGGGGCGAGGGTGCGCGCGATGGCAGCCAGGTGGGCCGCCCGGGCGGCCAGCGCGTCCGCATCCGGCCCGGCGAGCGCGGCGCGTTCGTGCAGCAGGCGGGCATACGCGGCGATGCGCATCGGTTCGCCCAGCATCTGCGCGGCGGTTTCCGCGGCCATCATGGGCAGGATGTCCGCCATGGGCCCGACCAGCGCCTGCTCCGCGTCGGAGATGGCGTTCAGCGTCGCCTGCTCCACGCTCGTGCCGTGGCCGATCAGTGCCGCCACGAAGCCCGCCAACTGGCGGATCATGCGGAGGATGTAGTCCTCGTGCTGCTGCGCGGTAGGCCGGTTCATCGCTGGCGCCTTGTGATGGGTTTCGCCCGGAGCCCCGCGCGCGGTGATGGATGGTCAGCGGCGGCGGAGGCCTGCCGCCCACCCTACGCACCAGATCAAAACGAGTTGCAGAGGCATTCTCAACAGAAAGAGCGTCTGCGCGGTGGCGGATGCGCCGGCGGCGCGCGCGTTCAGGTACATCTGCCAGTTGGCGGGCGCCACGGCCACCAGCAGCAGAATGAGGCCAATGCCCGCCGCGCGTCGCAGGCGCGGCACCAGGAGCCCCGCGCCACCCGCGATTTCCGCCACGCCGCTCACCAGCACCAAGCCGCGGTGCCACGGCAGCCACGGCGGCATGACGCCGACGTACTGGTCCGTGATCACGAAGTGCAGCACGCCCGCTACGATGAAGACGGCCGCCAGCACCACCCGCGACACGGCGCCCCGCTTCGACGTTTCTGACTGCTGGACTGGATCGCCGGAAAGGGGCACTAGGCCGCCGCCTCACGCAGGACGTCCGGGTTCATGGCCGCGGCTTCCAGCAGGCGCATGGCCGGGTGGTCGGGATCGCGCCGCCCCTGCTCCCACGCGCGCAGCCTGCCCACGCTGATGTTGAGCGCCGCCGCGAACTCCTCCTGCGTCATGTTCGCCCGCGCGCGCACTTCCCGAGGGTCAGGCTCGCCGGAGAAGTGGATCAATTCCGGCGGCAGGTCGATCTCGCCGCGCGCATGGGCGATGACTTCGTGGAGCGCTTCTTCGATTTCATCCATCAACGCGAAAGTCACCGTCCTCATTCTCCCTTAGAGCGTTCAGCGGACTGTGGGGTGGCGGCCGGCTGTGGGCCCTCACCCCGCGTGCTGCGCACGACGACCCTCTCCCACGAACAGATGTGGGAGAGGGAGCACACACCAGTGTCGTGTCGGCAGCGGGGTTCACGGCGTGGGCATGGCGGCGGGGGCGGTGGCGGTGGCGGTGTGCGCGATCTGGTTCAGCACGCCGGGCAGGTCATTGAAGACCTGCTCGTTCGGGAAGCGGATGACGCGGATTCCGTGCGCGTGCAGCATGGCCGAGCGCAGCTCGTCGCGGTCCTGCTGTTCTGCATGGATGCCGCCATCCAGTTCCACGCAGAGGCGCGCTTCGGCGCAGTAGAAGTCCAGCACGAACCCGTGCAGCGGGTGCTGGCGGCGAAACTTGAGCCCGTTGACCGCGCGGCTTCGGAGCAGCCGCCAGAGCCGCTGCTCCGCGGGGGTGGCGGACTGGCGCAGAACCCTGGCCTGCGCGCGAACCCGCGGGGCGCTGTCCCTGCGCTGACGCATGCGTACGACCTCGGACTGGGGTGTGCTCCCTCTCCCACATCCGTTCGTGGGAGAGGGTCGTCGTGCGCAGCACGCGGGGTGAGGGCCACAGCCCGCGGCCGCACGACATCTCGCAGCAATCACCTCAATCCTACACCCCGTCCGCTCCGTCCGGAAGAGGTGGCGGGAAACGGGTCCGG
This sequence is a window from Longimicrobium terrae. Protein-coding genes within it:
- a CDS encoding helix-turn-helix domain-containing protein, with amino-acid sequence MRTVTFALMDEIEEALHEVIAHARGEIDLPPELIHFSGEPDPREVRARANMTQEEFAAALNISVGRLRAWEQGRRDPDHPAMRLLEAAAMNPDVLREAAA
- a CDS encoding endonuclease domain-containing protein, with translation MRQRRDSAPRVRAQARVLRQSATPAEQRLWRLLRSRAVNGLKFRRQHPLHGFVLDFYCAEARLCVELDGGIHAEQQDRDELRSAMLHAHGIRVIRFPNEQVFNDLPGVLNQIAHTATATAPAAMPTP
- a CDS encoding DoxX family protein — protein: MSRVVLAAVFIVAGVLHFVITDQYVGVMPPWLPWHRGLVLVSGVAEIAGGAGLLVPRLRRAAGIGLILLLVAVAPANWQMYLNARAAGASATAQTLFLLRMPLQLVLIWCVGWAAGLRRR